One genomic window of Amphiura filiformis chromosome 3, Afil_fr2py, whole genome shotgun sequence includes the following:
- the LOC140149282 gene encoding protein kish-B-like — MTNAYSFDGLLVFGLLVICTCAYMRRVPRLKQWFLSEKKGFMGVFYKASIIGTRLHLPVAICCAIMAVYILFLK; from the exons ATGACAAACG CTTACTCATTTGATGGGCTGCTAGTATTTGGCCTTCTGGTCATATGCACCTGTGCATACATGAGGAGAGTGCCTAGATTAAAGCAGTGGTTTCTCTCAGAAAAGAAAGGATTTATGGGTGTATTCTACAAAG CTTCCATAATAGGGACACGATTACATCTTCCAGTTGCAATTTGTTGTGCAATAATGGCAGTATATATACTTTTCTTGAAATAA